One part of the Thiothrix nivea DSM 5205 genome encodes these proteins:
- a CDS encoding SEC-C metal-binding domain-containing protein, producing MPAHELQERANQVIDAATRLHAYWLKQRTPMRMPTNFSKPLPPAQPAVSQKLVGRNDPCPCGSGKKYKKCCLH from the coding sequence TTGCCAGCCCACGAACTTCAGGAACGCGCCAACCAGGTCATTGACGCCGCCACCCGCTTACATGCTTACTGGCTGAAACAGCGCACGCCGATGAGGATGCCAACCAACTTCAGCAAACCACTCCCGCCTGCCCAGCCTGCGGTTTCGCAAAAACTGGTGGGGCGCAATGACCCTTGCCCTTGCGGCAGCGGCAAGAAATACAAGAAGTGCTGTTTGCACTGA
- a CDS encoding hydrogenase iron-sulfur subunit — MKIGGYLCTGCGIGDRLDTKSLESVAVREGRIGFCKTHDFLCSQAGVDMINADIAAEGDDKVSKVVIMACSRRAKTEAFNFGAVPTSRVNLREGVIWIRPEGSEHDETTQEMAADYIRMGCAEVKAMNQADSSGEQGKNNHIMVVGGGVTGMTAALEASKAGYYASIIEKSDRLGGVMGQLHKRQPQRSPYQETQDTGVDALIAAVEADDKITVYLNSTVASTSGAPGRFSVVIASSVSEGSMVEFGAIVQASGFKPYDANNLPEFSYGKSPNVVTQLELEAMAKAANGGPIKRADGKAVENVVFVQCAGQRSEKEGHLSWCSGHCCGTSIKQAMYFKDTNPEIETTILFDDLRTPGAGGENFYRSAQDKMVTFRKGKVSTVEAVGADLKVNFKDLILNEDAHMGADLVVLATGMVPNAGVNIEAEKPAEGEVTVPVESILNLKYRQGPDVPQLVNGFADSHFICFPYETRRTGIYTAGPVRRPMDGGQAQTDAMGAVMKAIQAIENSAIGRAAHPRSGDLSFPTFRKEGCTQCKRCTVECPFGAINEDEKGYPQYNEARCRRCGTCMGACPVQVISFKNYSIETVGAQLKAVDVPDEFQEKPRILVLACENDAYPSLDMAAMKRSEMSPFIRVIPVRCLGSTNTIWIKDALGSGYDGVVMMGCKKGVDYQCHFVKGSEMAHVRMAKIGDTLSTMNLESERVAVHEVAITDINRAPKLLDEMVETINRVGLSPFKF, encoded by the coding sequence ATGAAGATTGGTGGTTATCTGTGTACAGGTTGCGGCATCGGCGACCGTCTGGATACTAAATCGCTGGAAAGCGTAGCCGTGCGCGAAGGCCGCATCGGTTTCTGCAAAACCCACGACTTCCTGTGCAGTCAGGCAGGCGTGGACATGATCAATGCCGACATCGCCGCTGAAGGCGATGACAAGGTAAGCAAGGTCGTGATCATGGCGTGTTCACGCCGTGCCAAGACCGAAGCGTTCAATTTCGGCGCTGTGCCTACCTCCCGCGTTAACCTGCGTGAGGGTGTCATCTGGATTCGTCCGGAAGGCAGCGAGCACGACGAAACAACCCAGGAAATGGCGGCTGACTACATCCGCATGGGTTGCGCCGAAGTCAAGGCGATGAATCAGGCCGATTCCAGCGGTGAGCAAGGCAAAAACAATCACATCATGGTGGTTGGTGGCGGTGTCACGGGTATGACTGCGGCACTGGAAGCCTCCAAAGCCGGTTACTACGCCAGCATCATCGAAAAGTCCGACCGCCTCGGCGGCGTGATGGGGCAGTTGCACAAGCGCCAGCCACAGCGTTCCCCGTATCAGGAAACGCAGGATACCGGCGTTGACGCACTGATTGCAGCGGTGGAAGCCGACGACAAGATCACCGTTTACCTGAACTCCACGGTTGCCAGCACCAGCGGCGCACCGGGTCGTTTCAGCGTGGTGATTGCCTCCAGCGTGAGCGAAGGCTCCATGGTGGAATTCGGTGCCATCGTGCAGGCCAGCGGTTTCAAACCTTACGACGCCAACAACCTGCCTGAATTCAGCTACGGCAAATCCCCGAACGTTGTTACCCAGCTGGAACTGGAAGCCATGGCGAAAGCAGCCAACGGTGGCCCGATCAAGCGTGCTGACGGCAAGGCAGTCGAGAACGTGGTATTCGTCCAGTGCGCAGGCCAGCGCAGCGAGAAGGAAGGCCACCTGTCCTGGTGTTCCGGCCACTGCTGCGGCACCAGCATCAAGCAGGCGATGTACTTCAAGGACACCAATCCTGAAATTGAAACCACCATCCTGTTCGATGACCTGCGTACGCCGGGTGCTGGCGGTGAAAACTTCTACCGTAGCGCCCAGGACAAGATGGTGACTTTCCGTAAGGGCAAGGTTTCCACGGTCGAAGCTGTTGGCGCTGATCTGAAGGTCAACTTCAAGGATCTGATCCTCAACGAAGATGCGCACATGGGCGCTGATCTGGTCGTACTGGCAACCGGCATGGTGCCAAACGCTGGCGTCAACATCGAAGCCGAAAAACCGGCGGAAGGCGAAGTCACGGTTCCGGTCGAATCCATCCTCAACCTGAAATACCGCCAAGGGCCGGATGTGCCGCAACTGGTCAACGGTTTCGCCGATTCCCACTTCATCTGCTTCCCGTATGAAACCCGCCGTACCGGTATCTATACCGCTGGCCCGGTTCGCCGCCCAATGGATGGTGGTCAGGCGCAGACCGATGCGATGGGCGCGGTGATGAAAGCCATTCAGGCAATCGAAAACTCGGCGATTGGCCGTGCAGCGCACCCGCGTTCCGGCGACCTGAGCTTCCCGACTTTCCGTAAGGAAGGCTGCACCCAGTGTAAACGTTGTACGGTGGAATGCCCGTTCGGTGCCATCAACGAAGACGAAAAGGGTTATCCGCAGTACAACGAGGCACGCTGCCGCCGTTGTGGTACCTGTATGGGCGCTTGCCCGGTACAGGTCATTTCCTTCAAGAACTACTCCATCGAAACCGTGGGCGCGCAGCTCAAGGCGGTCGATGTACCGGACGAGTTCCAGGAAAAACCGCGTATTCTGGTACTGGCTTGCGAAAACGACGCTTATCCGTCGCTCGACATGGCGGCGATGAAGCGTAGCGAAATGAGCCCGTTCATCCGCGTGATTCCGGTGCGCTGTCTCGGTTCCACCAACACCATCTGGATCAAGGATGCGCTGGGCAGTGGCTACGACGGCGTGGTCATGATGGGCTGTAAAAAAGGCGTAGATTATCAGTGCCATTTTGTAAAAGGCTCTGAAATGGCGCATGTTCGCATGGCTAAGATCGGTGACACGCTGTCCACCATGAACCTAGAGTCCGAGCGCGTGGCGGTGCATGAAGTCGCCATTACCGACATCAACCGCGCGCCGAAGCTGCTGGATGAAATGGTCGAAACCATCAACCGCGTCGGCCTCAGCCCGTTCAAGTTCTAA
- a CDS encoding TIM barrel protein — protein sequence MSCLDPPLYTSRISALFPVWAGSNDRNTTMQQFGYKIMKKNLAEEMPVVHAAIAQQRPLEVGLYTGDSEILDFIGATLREAAHPIPVNTHFNHYHSTLFELGSQEEQLHQQFADARALGSDYSVTHVHKWPVSLRPAFRETLAEHLTRQLLLLERFCAEYDHPVHIENTFHPLAFYQWLFALVERLELRYIRCCFDIGHAKIWSQESLPQWLQWLHELEGKGVRLHFHLHANNGLADQHLAFVESESLGLNRADDYIQAGDYFVAIARLHQQFPDSRKVFEVKPVLALENMTLVMGRLEIV from the coding sequence TTGTCCTGCCTTGACCCACCCCTTTATACTTCCCGTATCAGCGCCCTGTTCCCGGTGTGGGCGGGCAGTAACGACAGGAATACCACCATGCAGCAATTTGGCTACAAAATCATGAAAAAGAATCTGGCGGAAGAAATGCCAGTCGTCCACGCCGCTATTGCCCAGCAGCGCCCGCTGGAAGTCGGCCTGTATACGGGTGATTCGGAAATCCTCGACTTTATCGGCGCAACCTTACGCGAGGCTGCCCACCCCATCCCCGTCAACACCCATTTTAACCACTACCACAGCACCCTGTTTGAATTGGGCAGTCAGGAAGAGCAGTTGCACCAGCAATTTGCTGATGCCCGCGCGCTCGGCTCGGATTATTCCGTGACCCACGTCCACAAATGGCCGGTCAGCCTGCGCCCTGCCTTCCGGGAGACATTGGCGGAACACCTGACCCGGCAGTTGCTGTTGCTGGAACGCTTCTGTGCCGAATACGACCATCCAGTCCACATCGAAAACACCTTTCACCCGCTGGCGTTTTATCAATGGCTGTTCGCATTGGTGGAACGGCTGGAATTACGTTATATCCGCTGCTGTTTCGACATTGGCCACGCCAAAATCTGGTCGCAGGAAAGCCTACCGCAGTGGCTGCAATGGCTGCATGAACTGGAGGGCAAAGGCGTGCGGCTGCATTTCCACCTGCACGCCAACAATGGGCTTGCCGACCAGCATTTGGCGTTTGTTGAAAGTGAAAGCCTTGGCCTGAACAGGGCGGATGACTACATTCAGGCGGGGGATTACTTCGTGGCTATTGCACGCTTGCATCAGCAGTTTCCGGACAGCCGCAAGGTGTTTGAGGTCAAGCCCGTGCTGGCACTGGAGAACATGACCCTGGTTATGGGGCGGCTTGAGATTGTCTGA
- a CDS encoding histone deacetylase family protein — translation MTVAVITHSHCHLHDNGTPYHPECSDRLDAINNRMIMSGVDWISRHYDSHCAEREHLLRVHDAAYVERVFATSPQDGFANLDGDTGMNPHSLDAALHAAGAAVMAVDLVMAGTHKHAFCAIRPPGHHAGRSRAAGFCIFNNVAVGAAHAMEVYGVERIIIVDFDVHHGDGTEEIFSGDPRVMFCSSFQHPFYPFTGADTDVPNIFNLPLPAGTGGAKWREAVEASWLPAMRDFKPELVMVSAGFDSHLEDDMGGFNLVERDYVWITRELCQIAKDHCGGRVVSCLEGGYELSPLGRSVTAHIKELAEFH, via the coding sequence ATGACAGTCGCCGTAATTACCCATTCACATTGCCATCTGCATGACAACGGGACACCTTATCATCCCGAGTGCTCGGATCGTCTGGACGCCATCAACAACCGCATGATCATGTCGGGGGTAGACTGGATTTCACGCCACTACGATTCCCATTGCGCGGAACGTGAGCATTTGCTGCGGGTGCATGACGCCGCCTATGTTGAGCGGGTGTTTGCCACTTCGCCGCAGGACGGTTTTGCCAACCTGGATGGCGATACCGGGATGAACCCACATTCGCTGGATGCGGCGCTGCACGCCGCAGGTGCGGCGGTGATGGCCGTTGATCTGGTGATGGCGGGGACGCACAAGCACGCTTTTTGTGCCATCCGCCCACCTGGCCATCATGCCGGACGCAGCCGTGCTGCCGGTTTCTGCATTTTCAACAATGTAGCGGTGGGCGCAGCACACGCCATGGAAGTCTACGGTGTGGAGCGGATCATCATCGTGGATTTTGACGTACATCACGGCGATGGCACTGAAGAAATCTTTTCCGGCGACCCGCGCGTCATGTTCTGTTCTTCCTTCCAGCATCCGTTCTACCCGTTCACGGGGGCGGATACGGACGTGCCGAATATTTTCAACCTGCCCCTGCCTGCCGGCACCGGCGGCGCGAAATGGCGTGAAGCGGTGGAAGCCAGCTGGTTGCCCGCCATGCGCGATTTCAAACCGGAACTGGTGATGGTTTCCGCCGGGTTTGACTCCCATCTGGAGGATGACATGGGCGGCTTCAATCTGGTGGAACGCGATTACGTGTGGATTACCCGTGAGCTGTGCCAGATTGCCAAGGATCACTGCGGCGGACGGGTGGTTTCCTGTCTGGAAGGTGGCTATGAGTTGTCGCCGCTGGGGCGCAGCGTGACGGCGCATATCAAGGAACTGGCGGAATTTCATTAA
- a CDS encoding UPF0149 family protein, with amino-acid sequence MARYNRTFAAMFTGQPDRPKVADWCFGYTCGVELDEEAWDAMPDDLQDLLDLILWPAGGSGATPLASPRTSGTRQPGH; translated from the coding sequence ATTGCCAGATACAACCGGACGTTTGCCGCCATGTTCACCGGCCAGCCTGACCGCCCGAAAGTGGCTGACTGGTGCTTTGGCTATACCTGCGGCGTCGAGCTGGATGAGGAAGCCTGGGATGCGATGCCCGATGACCTGCAAGACCTGCTGGATTTGATCTTATGGCCTGCTGGAGGAAGCGGAGCCACACCGCTTGCCAGCCCACGAACTTCAGGAACGCGCCAACCAGGTCATTGA
- the thiD gene encoding bifunctional hydroxymethylpyrimidine kinase/phosphomethylpyrimidine kinase: MLEEPTPAPAAPVIMTLAGHDPTGGAGIQADIEAIASQGCHPVSVITCLTVQDTRNVQRIEPVADYLIEQQAEAVLADMPVAAFKIGLLGSVAAVEAVHRILLQAPDVPVILDPVLAAGGGKNLSSDRLIEAIREYLLPLTTLLTPNVPEAANLAMTGTTPDEQALSLLDQGCAHVLLTGTHAATERVENALFGEGKRLRTWAWERLPETYHGSGCTLASACAANLAKGMETSKAVAAAQAYAWGSLQAGRKLGKGQWIPDRFYWRQA; the protein is encoded by the coding sequence TTGCTAGAAGAACCAACCCCCGCACCGGCAGCGCCGGTCATCATGACGCTGGCGGGGCACGACCCCACCGGCGGCGCCGGCATCCAGGCCGATATTGAGGCGATTGCCAGCCAGGGATGCCACCCCGTTTCAGTGATCACCTGCCTGACGGTGCAGGACACGCGCAATGTGCAACGCATTGAGCCGGTTGCCGATTACCTGATCGAACAGCAGGCCGAAGCGGTGCTGGCCGACATGCCGGTTGCCGCATTCAAGATCGGCCTGCTGGGCAGCGTGGCGGCGGTGGAAGCCGTCCACCGCATCCTGCTGCAAGCGCCGGATGTGCCGGTGATCCTCGACCCGGTGCTGGCAGCGGGCGGTGGCAAAAACCTTTCCTCTGATCGTCTGATCGAAGCGATCCGCGAATACCTGTTGCCCCTGACCACCCTGCTGACCCCCAATGTGCCGGAAGCCGCCAACCTCGCCATGACGGGCACAACGCCGGACGAACAGGCGCTCTCCCTGCTGGATCAAGGCTGCGCTCACGTGCTGCTGACCGGGACTCATGCCGCCACCGAGCGGGTGGAAAACGCCCTCTTTGGCGAAGGCAAGCGCCTGCGCACTTGGGCGTGGGAACGGCTACCGGAAACCTACCACGGCTCCGGCTGCACGCTGGCTTCGGCCTGTGCAGCCAATCTGGCCAAAGGCATGGAAACCAGCAAGGCGGTCGCGGCGGCGCAGGCGTATGCGTGGGGGAGTTTGCAGGCGGGGCGCAAGCTGGGCAAGGGGCAGTGGATTCCCGACCGGTTCTACTGGAGACAAGCGTAA
- a CDS encoding CoB--CoM heterodisulfide reductase iron-sulfur subunit A family protein, whose translation MTDVVATNQTIIVVGGGISGMTAALEAAETGKQVILLEKRPYLGGRVSQLYKYFPKMCHPTCGQEINQRRIKMNKNLTVLTQAEVSNISGDKGDYTVSVTLTPRYVNSNCTACGECEKAATSEFDDEFNYNLGKRKGVYLPNAMAYPQQYVIDSRLIGTAEAEAAKAACKYGAIDLDEKEETIELKAGAVVFATGWKPFDANKIQPYGYDRFANVINNVEFERLMDPHGPTGGKLLRPSDGKEAKNIAFIQCAGSRDRNYLRHCSRFCCMASLKQTQYVTEKYGDEGKSTIYYIDIRSIDRFEDFYRNVQNDANVSFIKSKVAKVEADKEGNPVLHGVNTEGYHRYADTYDLVVLATGMEPSVDFKGLPIKIAVNEEGFIEHDEANGGIFAAGVAADAMDVNRAVQHATAAALRAVQVVNQVAGA comes from the coding sequence ATGACGGATGTCGTTGCAACCAACCAGACCATTATCGTCGTCGGCGGTGGCATCAGCGGTATGACCGCTGCGCTCGAAGCTGCTGAAACCGGTAAGCAGGTCATTCTGCTGGAAAAACGCCCTTATCTGGGTGGTCGCGTCAGCCAGCTTTACAAATACTTTCCGAAAATGTGTCACCCGACCTGCGGCCAGGAAATCAACCAGCGCCGTATCAAGATGAACAAGAACCTGACCGTGCTGACCCAGGCGGAAGTGTCCAACATCAGTGGTGACAAGGGCGATTACACCGTTTCCGTGACCCTCACCCCGCGCTACGTCAACAGCAACTGCACCGCTTGTGGTGAATGTGAAAAGGCCGCGACCAGCGAATTCGACGACGAATTCAACTACAACCTGGGCAAGCGCAAGGGCGTTTACCTGCCCAACGCGATGGCTTACCCGCAGCAATACGTGATTGACTCCCGCCTCATCGGCACTGCCGAAGCGGAAGCAGCGAAAGCAGCCTGCAAATACGGTGCAATCGACCTCGATGAGAAGGAAGAAACCATCGAACTGAAAGCGGGTGCGGTGGTGTTCGCTACGGGCTGGAAACCGTTCGACGCCAACAAGATTCAGCCTTACGGCTATGACCGTTTCGCCAACGTCATCAACAACGTTGAGTTTGAGCGTCTGATGGACCCGCACGGCCCGACCGGTGGCAAACTGCTGCGCCCATCCGACGGCAAGGAAGCGAAAAACATCGCCTTCATCCAGTGTGCCGGTTCGCGTGACCGCAACTACCTGCGCCACTGCTCACGTTTCTGCTGCATGGCTTCCCTGAAACAGACCCAGTATGTGACCGAGAAATACGGTGACGAAGGCAAGTCCACGATCTACTACATCGACATCCGTTCGATTGACCGCTTTGAAGATTTCTACCGCAACGTGCAGAACGATGCGAACGTCAGTTTCATCAAGTCCAAGGTCGCCAAGGTTGAAGCAGACAAGGAAGGCAACCCGGTGCTGCACGGCGTGAATACCGAAGGTTATCACCGTTACGCTGACACCTACGATCTGGTGGTGCTGGCAACCGGTATGGAGCCGAGCGTTGACTTCAAAGGTCTGCCGATCAAGATCGCGGTCAACGAAGAAGGCTTTATTGAACACGACGAAGCCAATGGCGGCATTTTCGCTGCCGGGGTTGCCGCCGACGCGATGGATGTTAACCGCGCCGTGCAACACGCCACTGCCGCAGCCCTGCGTGCAGTACAGGTCGTCAACCAGGTAGCAGGAGCATAA
- the thiE gene encoding thiamine phosphate synthase — MRGLYVITDGSIGNELLDKVEQALRGGAAIVQYRDKSADTARREQEALALQALCRQHNALFIINDDVQLAKAVQADGVHVGKDDAALATARDYLGKSAIIGVSCYNRLELALQAAQQGADYIAFGSFFPSPTKPHAPRATLELLREARSQLEIPICAIGGITLENAPDLLANGADMLAVITDIFNNPDITRQATLYQALTRKQAKHYPA; from the coding sequence ATGCGCGGACTTTACGTCATCACCGACGGCTCTATCGGCAACGAACTGCTGGACAAGGTTGAACAAGCCCTGCGCGGCGGCGCAGCCATTGTCCAGTACCGCGACAAAAGCGCGGATACTGCCCGCCGGGAACAGGAAGCGCTCGCACTGCAAGCCCTCTGCCGCCAGCACAACGCCCTGTTCATCATCAACGACGACGTGCAACTGGCCAAAGCGGTGCAGGCGGATGGCGTGCATGTCGGCAAGGATGACGCAGCGCTAGCCACTGCCCGCGACTATCTGGGCAAGTCCGCCATCATCGGCGTTTCCTGCTACAACCGGCTGGAACTGGCGCTGCAAGCGGCGCAACAGGGCGCGGACTACATCGCCTTCGGCAGCTTTTTCCCCTCCCCCACCAAACCGCACGCGCCACGCGCCACGCTGGAATTGTTGCGGGAAGCCCGTAGCCAACTGGAAATCCCCATCTGCGCCATCGGCGGCATTACACTGGAAAATGCGCCGGATTTGCTGGCAAACGGAGCCGACATGCTGGCGGTAATTACGGATATATTCAATAATCCGGATATTACCCGTCAGGCCACCCTGTACCAGGCACTGACCCGGAAGCAGGCAAAGCACTATCCGGCATAA
- a CDS encoding bifunctional acetate--CoA ligase family protein/GNAT family N-acetyltransferase yields the protein MSHHYLNQLFAPQSIAVFGASHRENAVGTLVFQNLLTAGFKGAIYPINPKHAEIQGHQAWPNLTELNKPVDLAVIATPARTVPAIIQQCGENGVKGVVVISAGFAEAGPQGKRLQKDIVDIARQHNIHIIGPNCLGIMRPSVGLNATFSRNQALPGNLALVSQSGAMCTAILDWAASQQIGFSTIVTLGDTADVDFGDALDYLALDPKTDSILLYVEGIHDARGFMSGLRTASRMKPVIVLKAGRYEEVSHAVTSHTGAIVGRDDAFEAALERAGVVRVNSVSQLFAAAQVLSSGIRVQQDRLLILTNGGGPGVMATDRAVETGVRMAELSPATLEALNKILPFTWSHGNPVDILGDADPERYTAALKICMQEENLDGVLVMLSPQAMTDPAGVAQAVAEVCKETKNRKHCKPILTCWMGEEQVATGRKILADAGVPHFRTPETAVEAFAYLTQYRSNQKLLMQVPPSVREQAREPDVAGARLIIESVLAEGRRSLSTTESRAILSAFRIPSMPTILARSPAEALVAAESLGYPVVMKISSPNITHKSDVDGVRLNIASAHDVRSVYQELTEAAQRILPEAHIEGVTVESMYHSNSSRELMVGVVRDPVFGPVISFGTGGTSVEVHRDRAVALPPLNDYMIKKTVCRTRIAKLLGDFRNMPSINFEALWKVMQRVSEMVCELPEIVEMDINPLVADEHGVVAVDARFIINYPPATARRYDHMAIHPYPNDLVKRQQLADGTDITIRPIRPEDAEIEQAFVRNLSKESRYMRFMQALRELTPDMLVRLTQIDYDREMAFLALSKQNGEELEIGVARYAINPDKASCEFALVIADEWQNRGLGGLMMQTLIDTARSRGLRTVEGEVLAHNTGMLKLMQRLGFDKHRSEMDDNIVIVVKRLGDNCC from the coding sequence ATGAGCCACCATTACTTAAATCAACTATTCGCCCCGCAAAGCATCGCGGTGTTCGGGGCCAGCCACAGGGAAAACGCGGTTGGAACCTTGGTGTTCCAGAATCTGCTGACTGCCGGGTTCAAGGGCGCGATTTACCCGATCAACCCCAAACACGCCGAAATCCAGGGGCATCAAGCCTGGCCGAACCTGACCGAGCTGAACAAGCCGGTGGATCTGGCCGTGATTGCCACGCCTGCCCGCACCGTTCCCGCCATTATCCAGCAATGCGGTGAAAACGGCGTCAAGGGCGTGGTAGTCATTTCCGCCGGTTTCGCCGAAGCCGGCCCGCAAGGCAAACGTCTGCAAAAAGACATCGTGGACATTGCCCGCCAGCACAATATCCACATCATCGGCCCCAATTGCCTGGGCATCATGCGCCCTTCCGTCGGCCTCAATGCCACCTTCAGCCGCAATCAGGCGTTGCCGGGCAACCTGGCGTTGGTGTCACAATCCGGCGCGATGTGCACCGCCATCCTCGACTGGGCGGCCAGCCAGCAGATCGGCTTTTCCACCATCGTCACGCTGGGGGATACGGCGGATGTCGACTTTGGCGATGCACTGGATTATCTGGCGCTCGACCCCAAAACCGACAGCATCCTGCTGTATGTCGAAGGTATCCACGACGCACGCGGTTTCATGAGCGGCCTGCGTACCGCTTCACGCATGAAGCCGGTGATCGTGCTGAAAGCAGGGCGCTACGAAGAGGTTTCCCATGCGGTGACTTCCCATACTGGCGCGATTGTCGGCAGGGATGATGCGTTTGAAGCCGCGCTGGAACGCGCAGGCGTGGTGCGCGTCAACTCGGTGTCGCAACTGTTCGCGGCGGCGCAGGTGTTGTCTTCCGGCATCCGCGTGCAGCAGGATCGGCTGCTGATCCTGACCAACGGCGGTGGGCCGGGCGTGATGGCCACTGACCGCGCAGTGGAAACCGGCGTGCGCATGGCCGAACTCAGCCCCGCCACGCTGGAGGCGCTGAACAAGATACTGCCCTTCACCTGGTCGCACGGCAACCCGGTCGACATCCTCGGTGATGCCGACCCGGAACGCTACACCGCCGCGTTAAAAATCTGTATGCAGGAAGAAAACCTCGATGGTGTGCTGGTGATGCTGTCACCGCAGGCCATGACCGACCCGGCAGGCGTGGCGCAAGCCGTGGCCGAAGTCTGCAAGGAAACCAAAAACCGCAAGCATTGCAAGCCCATCCTCACCTGCTGGATGGGCGAGGAACAGGTCGCTACTGGCCGCAAGATCCTGGCTGATGCGGGCGTGCCGCATTTCCGAACCCCGGAAACCGCCGTGGAAGCCTTCGCTTACCTCACCCAGTACCGCAGCAACCAGAAACTGCTGATGCAAGTTCCCCCCTCGGTCAGGGAACAGGCGCGCGAACCGGACGTGGCAGGCGCGCGCCTGATCATTGAAAGCGTGCTGGCGGAAGGTCGACGTTCACTTTCCACCACTGAATCCCGCGCCATCCTGAGCGCTTTCCGTATCCCCTCCATGCCCACCATCCTCGCCCGCAGCCCGGCAGAAGCACTGGTGGCGGCGGAATCGCTGGGCTACCCGGTGGTGATGAAAATCAGCTCGCCCAACATCACCCACAAATCCGATGTCGATGGCGTGCGCCTTAACATCGCCAGCGCCCACGACGTGCGCAGCGTCTACCAGGAACTGACCGAAGCCGCCCAGCGCATCCTGCCCGAAGCCCATATCGAAGGCGTGACGGTGGAGAGCATGTACCACAGCAATTCCTCGCGCGAACTGATGGTCGGCGTGGTGCGCGACCCGGTATTCGGCCCGGTGATCAGCTTCGGTACCGGCGGCACTTCGGTGGAAGTGCACCGTGACCGTGCCGTGGCATTGCCGCCGCTGAACGATTACATGATCAAGAAAACCGTGTGCCGCACCCGCATCGCCAAGCTATTGGGCGACTTCCGCAACATGCCGTCGATTAACTTTGAAGCCTTGTGGAAAGTAATGCAGCGCGTGTCTGAAATGGTGTGCGAACTGCCGGAAATCGTCGAGATGGACATCAACCCGCTGGTGGCCGACGAGCACGGCGTGGTAGCGGTGGATGCGCGTTTCATCATCAATTACCCGCCCGCCACAGCGCGGCGCTATGACCACATGGCGATCCACCCCTACCCCAACGACCTGGTCAAACGCCAGCAGCTGGCGGACGGCACCGACATCACCATCCGCCCGATCCGCCCGGAAGACGCCGAAATCGAGCAGGCGTTCGTGCGCAACCTGTCCAAGGAGTCGCGTTACATGCGCTTCATGCAGGCGTTGCGGGAACTCACCCCTGACATGCTGGTGCGTCTTACGCAAATTGATTACGACCGTGAAATGGCGTTTCTGGCGCTGAGCAAGCAGAATGGTGAGGAACTTGAAATCGGCGTGGCACGTTACGCCATTAACCCCGACAAGGCCAGTTGCGAATTCGCGCTGGTGATTGCGGATGAATGGCAAAACCGTGGCCTCGGCGGGCTGATGATGCAGACCCTGATCGACACCGCCCGCAGCCGTGGCTTGCGCACCGTCGAAGGCGAGGTGCTGGCGCACAATACCGGCATGCTCAAGCTGATGCAGCGCCTGGGCTTCGACAAGCACCGCAGCGAAATGGATGATAATATTGTCATTGTCGTCAAACGTCTGGGAGACAACTGTTGCTAG